The DNA segment AAAGACTGAAATGCTAACGATGCTAACTGATCTTCGGtctcgctgctccagagactGTTGATGGTTCCAGATGTTTCATGAACAAAAGGGAATTCTAGTTTTCATAAATTCATCTTCATATATTCATTATGAATTTAATGTCCGTGACCAAAATGTTTCACAAGCGCCTCGTTCACCTGATTCATGAGGGTTTTCAGGACTTCGGACTGTTGATGTGACATCAGCGGCGTTATGCAAGCGTGGAGGCTGTGAAGAAGACATGGAGCATAAGAGCAAACAGAAGCTCAGGTTCCTGGGGAAACGCATCAATACCAGGCTCCCCCACCTCAGCGACACCCAATGGAGCTAGATAAGTGCGATGCTTTGTATCAGGACGTGTTTACGGTTACAAACGTCGCCTTTATCTAGCACAGGATGCACTTTGGCTCTGGGATCAAGGAGCCAGCACATCATTGCTATATAACTGGACAGAGCCCTCATGTAGCTTCCATCGCTGTCATTTCTTGAGAGGAACACGTGAGTAGCGACTCTTTCACTTCAGTCGCAGGACTATATTCCTTTTGTGAGACGTTGCAGGACACGAGATGATGGTTTTGAGTCAGGAAGAAGAAGGCGGGATATCATTTTCCTGGCTGCTGAGCCTCATTTCACTTTGCTAACGCAGCATCAGTTCCCTCGGTGGAGAAATGTCTCACCCTGGTGGATGTAAGGAAGATTTgaatttcctctcattttgtCCCGTCAGACACAGGCGACGCCATGAGCAAGCTGCTGGCCATCACTGcgctcctcgtcctcctcgtggTGGGTAAGTGGGTCTCAGAGTGTCAAGTTAAACCGACTGATGATTCTtctgaataaatgaaagaatCGAAGGAGGCCAGAACTGAGCAGCCGGTCCTGTGCAGGTGCTGAGAGCTTCCGTGTGCCCAGGGAGACGGATGAGGAGCAGGGGACCCTGAGCAGGATCACCGATAGCTTTAGGTCCTACtacagcagagctgtcaacaCTGCCAGTGCATATCTGGAGGGAATAAAGGGGCTGAAGTTTGAGGAGAAGGCAAAGTAAGAACAGTCAGAGAAGGGAGTTTGGAAGTGCGTTTCACCTACAAGCCTCCCCTGTCTGTGCTCCTCCACAGGAACCTTTACAGTGACACTAAAACGGTGGTGAGAACCTACGCTGAAATTGTGCAAGATCAGCTCTACCACGCCTTGTATGCGCAGCAGTAACGCGCCCCCCAGTCTCCTCCAGCCACGCTCACAGTTGGAGCCGTCACACAGTCGCCATGGACGGAGATCCGCTCCAGAAGTCTTGGAGAGATCCTTGAAAGATGTGACGTCCATCCTGCCCCTCAGAGAAGAACAACTGAAACAAGCCTGGAACCAGAGAGGAGCgtcgctgctgcagcctcggGGACGTGAAGATGGGGAAACGTGTCCTCACGGCAGGCTCGAAAATAATAAAGAATGGGAGAAAAATGGCCACCTAAAAGTGACTTAAACTGTTTGTCATGTCTTGAAATAAAGTATTTATACAAAGAAAACCCTGAATTTGTGGTCAGTACATGAGAAGGAATGTTTGTATGGATGGAAAATGAATCATCTACAGTAGATCAAAGGAGGAGATGCAGGAAAACTGAGATGAATAAAGAGTCTTTGATGTCGCTCATCACTGGCACCACTGTTACGGCTCTTAGTTACGGATGTTTTCATATTTTGGCAGCTTGCTCCCTTTTGGGGGCGACTGGgagggtgctgggggggggcgacccctggggggggggggcgacccctggggggggggcgaccccTGAAGGAGCTGCCATCATTATGTGAGCATTGGGGTCGAGAATGTTGCCCAAGGGTCCCTCGGCAGAGCTCTGTAGGTGACACTGTCACTGGTGTTGGGGTCAGAACTTCGGTTGTTGCCCCATGTTGCCCCTCAAACCACCGTCTGCAACGTCGTTTGAACTTCAAACCGTCCTTGTGAAACTTTCCGCTTCAATCGATTTAAGGTTTGCTGCGATTTTTATGAGATTGTAAAATGGATTTTATGATTTTGTTGACCCGCTCCTGTCACGTCAGTCTTTGATCCTTTGATAACGTCAGATTTCCTATAGTGGACGTCTCAGGCGACGCTGCTGCCTGGTTTCAGGAGGCGATGGCCGGGTTTCCCTCGGGCCACCATGCTTCTCCAGAGAGCTCGCCTTCTGATCTCAGCTCTACTGACCTGGAGGAGCATCTCACCATGAATTAATCCGGCTCCTCAAGGCCCAACTATTAGAAAAGGAGATGGAGAACGGCTTGAGCCTGGAAAGAGGGTCTGTTCTTCTTCCTtgattgaagaaaacaagaacaatccAAGGTTTCTGTAGCCAAATCAACCAGGAGCTTTGATCCAGGTATTCTAGTGAGCTTCTTCATTAATTAAGTCAGCAGATACATTACGAACCCCTAATGAGCTTCTCACACCACCCACAGCTTTCTACTGGACCTCAGAGCTGCTTCTGGCACGAAGCATCTGCATTCAGACAGAACTGAGGTcaccgtcctctcctctcctctcctctcctctcctctcctctcctctcctctcctctcctctcctctcctctcctctcctctcctctctcctcttctctcctcctctcctacccttccatcctctcctctcctctcctctcctctcctctcctctcctctcctctcctctcctctcctcctacccttccatcctctcctctcctctcctctcctctcctctcctctcctctcctctcctctcctctcctctcctctcctctcctctcctcctacccttccatcctctcctctcctcctctcctctcctctcctctcctctcctctcctctcctctcctctcctctcctctcctctcctctcctcctctcctacccttccatcctctcctctcctctcctctcctctcctctcctctcctctcctctcctctcctctcctaatgGTGTTGCGTAATAGCCTAATCTTTGAGGGTGGGGCTTCCCTCTTATCTTATTAACGTCTCGTAACTGGAATTCTTTCGTCATTTATCTGGGACATTTTACAGTTCAGGACTGAAACCATAAATGTCACCCATGTAGGACAGTCGTAAATCTTTGTTGTTTCCTCGGCAACTCAGCCAATTCTGAGAGAATGTTATTATTCTGGGATGTCAAAATGTTCTCTGATAAGGTTTATTAGGTTTATTAGTGAGCAGGAAATTGTGCTGTTGGGAAGCTCCTCCCACGAGCCCCAGGAATAAAGGCCAAGGTGACGCATCCGTGGCCCCACTTGGGCTTCAGAATCATgaaccttctgcttcttctcgtTGCTTTGAGCTTCTCAGGTCTGACGTTGGGCTGCCTGAAACGGGCTGATGGACGCGGGACCGGTCCGGCTCTGACTGTGGTTGTGTGTGCGTTTCAGAAGCGGTTCCCCTGCAGGGTGCTGCTGAGTGCCAGCCTCAGTCCAGACCGTGGCACGTTCGGCTCGGGAGGTCCTGCAGCGGAGCGCTCGTTGACCCCCGCTGGATCGTCACATCTTTCGCATGTGCACCCTTGTAAGTCTcctattgtaaaaaaaaattacagcttgaaattactctttttttctttgggcATCAAATTGCAAGTTTAGTCCGTTAGATCATTTTGGGcattttaaatcaaaagaaaaggGTTTTGGCTGCGCTCATCAAGCTGTCCTGGCAGATCCTCCAACATCACTGCTTCTCTGGGCGACCATGACGTCTCTGTGGCGGAGGGCACGGAGCAGCACATCGACACGGACCTCACAGTCCTTCACAGTCCCTACCGCTCCCCCTTCCACAGCCTGGCCATGGTCCGGCTGGCCAAACCAGCCAGGTTCAACCAGTACGTGCAGCCGATTCCCCTGCCCAGCAGGTGCCCCCAGCCTGGGGAGACCTGCCGTGTCAGTGGCTGGGGGTCCACCGTTCCAAACCAGGGTAAGTAGATTTAAAGGGAGTATCACCTCACTGACTGTGGCCTGTACAATCGAGCGTCAACGTAGCTAACTAGCTAACACGCACCACATTAATAACAGCTTTATGCTCCCCAAAACTAGGACAGctaagaaaaaaatcaatgattAAGACTGAAAGTCAAGTCACCTTGAAGTCGGTTTAGATTTGATGCTCACAACACTAATGAAGAGAACGCAGTGGCGTTCCCTCACGTCCCCTGAGAACGAAGCTCCAGTGGCCGAGGCCGTCGCTTCAGGGTGAGAAACGATCGCTGCTAATTGTTACTCGTGCGTGCGTCGATTTCTCTGGAAACCAGACGAATCTCCCAAAAGGCTGAAGTGCATCAGTGTGCCTGTGGTGGACGACCGGACCTGCAGAGAGCTGTTTCCCATGCACTGGTCCCACGGGATGGTCTGCGCCGGTCAGGTGGACGGAACCAACTGCCTGGTGAGAGTCGACACGAGGTCAGACTTGTGCACGTCTGCTGTGTCGTTGTCCAACGTGTGGTCTGTTGCTGGTCCAGGACGACCGCGGCGCTGTGATGGAGTGTGGCGGGCAGCTGCAGGGCGTCCAGTGGTACAGCTTTGGGTGCTCCAACCCTCCGGACCCCAGCACCTACAGCAGAATATGCCAGTACACCAGGTGGATGAGGGACGTAATGCGGAACAACTCACCCACCTCGGCCCcgaccaccccccacccacccaccccccactccACTCTGCCACCGACCACCCCCCCGTCCTCAGTGAAAGAGGGTGCAGAGGGCGTCCAGCCTGTGCAGGGTGCTCTTTAAAATCAACTGTGAGTGCAAGTGCAAGCTGAGAGTGCTCGGGTTAATTAGCCGTGCATTCAAATGTGCACGAGGTGCTGCTCACTAACACCGTCAGGATGTCGTCTGAAAGAGTGTTTTTACATGACGGAGTTCTTTTTACCACAaactgctgctcttcatcaaaTCTGTGGTATATTTCAGCTGAATTTCTGCTGCTactctttcattttctgtttctaATCATTCTGTTTCCTGCTCACTGAAATTAAAGGGAAAAATAAATGCACACGTTGGTTTTTTCTCCATCTGATATTTATCAAATCAGCTAATAAACCTACTGAGATGGGAAGTTCTTTTAAGTTGTAATGTGGATGTGGATGGAAGGCAGTACTGTATATTAAGACCCACGCTCTTGTTTTGATAtgcaatttttatttctctttgctatTTGGACTTATTGGAACCCAATAAGTATAAAAACTAAGCATCATCTTTTTACATGATGCAGttttagagaaaaatgttgtcCACATATGTGGACACTGGGTCTGAATTAccataaagcacaataaaatcaataatacagtttttgtgtaatagaatgaaaaactctttatttacatagttttgaacatgttttgaaCAAAAAATAAGTGAATGAGTAACAATCTGAGCAAAAAAACAATATGATCAGTAACACATCTATTACGTTAGACtacaatatataatatattataatatatataatacatGGATACGTTTCACCACTGGATGGCAGTAAAACACAGTAATaacagagaaacaaagaggagaaacgaagaagaaaaacagaagagaaacgaagaagaaaaacaaagaagagaaaCGAAGAGaaacgaagaagaaaaacaaagaagagaaaCGAAGAAGAGAaacgaagaagaagagaaacgaGGGCGGCAGGTGACATTTTTGTTCCGTGAGCTCTAATCTCAGACTTGAGTGGTGCTTGAGAAAGTAATAAAATATGAGTGCAATAAACCTACATCTGACATTAGAAGGCCTGAGAACAAAGCAACaaagaatcacacacacacacacacacacacacacacacacccacacacaccaggcgTGACTGACAGCTGTGTCTACAACCGCCCTGGCAGCTGAACACAGGTGCCATTTCACCATCTGCTCCGACTGGTTCTGTCCGGttcctcagcccccccccggCTGGGACGCCACATTAGGGACCAGTGTGATCTTAATTGTTATCGTTCGTTTTGCTTCTTTGCTCATGACTGAAGTTCTGGGGGGGTTAACGCGCCTCAGTCGTCCATCTGCTCCAGATCCACAGGTGCGTCGTCACCTGGTGACCTGCTCTGAACTATTAGACGTTTCCAAGATGTTTCCAGAAGCTCTCGGATATGTTGAGCTGGAACTGGGATGTTTCCATGCGTCTCCCCCGTAACCCCGGGATTTATGGGATGTCCCAGCTGTCCTGGTGCCCCCACATGTGCTTAACGAGCGGCGGGACGTTTGATGGCTGATGAAATCCACGCTGGACTTACGGCGCCTTCACTATTGAAGCACGTACGACAGAAATAGTGTCTGCTGACGTGCACGTCACGTGCTCGCGCTGTGCTGGATCCTTCCCAGTCGTCAGTACACGTGAGCTTTGCTCTGCCTCCTGGAACCTGTAGAACAACCAGTTCAAATCATAAAATTCCAATATATTATTTAGAGAAGATAAAGAAAAGCCGGATTAGAGAGCAAGATGATTCCGTCTGGTTCAGCTCTGCACGCTTCATGGTCATGAGACAGGGTTGGAGCAGCTGAGAACCTCCACACACACGTTGTCACGGGGATTTTCCTGATATAAAGTGTATAAAACATCACTGTCAAGCAGGAATTCTGGAGCCGTTCGTTCAACAGCAGTTTGACCTCCTGAACTGTGGAGCTCGGCATCATCGCAGGTACTAAAGATAAGGCAGCTTTTTTTTAAGAAGGCTAAATTTCAGAAGGTGGTTCTCATTTGCTgccctggttctgctggttccacCACCCTGGAAGCCCTGCAGGTCCCTTCTGTGGCCCCTCGTCCTGTGGCCCCTCGTCCTGTGGCCCCTCGTCCTGTGGCCCCTCGTCCTGTGGCCCCTCGTCCTGTGGCCCCTCGTCCTGTGGCCCAATTTACCTCCAATTTATTTGTGCTTCCTCCAATATTTCCTTTGTGCAACACTGAACATAAATCTGGTTCTGAATTGCCCAAACATCCCAGCCTTACCTGATTAATGGGGGGCAAAAGGGGGGCAAAAGGGGGGGCGACGGGGGGCAGGGAAAGTCGTTCTTTCTCCTGGGGTGTGCCGGTGCTTTGGGTGGATGGTACAATATCTGTAGAGTGAATGTGAGTCATCTCCTCCCTGCTTCCATCTGCctccatcactcacacacactcacacacactcactcacacacactcacacacactcactcacacacacacacacacacacacacacacacactcacacacactcacacacacacactccccatcGCTCAGTTGTTGCCATCACTCATCACCAACTGGCTTCCCAGAATTCCTCTGTGGCACCTGCCAGACTGACGGACGCTTGCTCAGAACACATCAGGCGAAGGGAAAGTGCAGCTGCCCACAGCggcgttgtcatggcaacaatgACTGACAGCTCCTCTCTCACAGATGCAAATGAAGAGCGATGGCTGATTTACATGAGCCCATAATACGCTGGTTTATGTCCTGATGCCTCCCTGCTCTCATGCACTAAGCTGCACACAACTGAAGGGAGCACAGGGCGATTTAATCAGGCAGGCCTCCTCCCCACGGCCCCCACGGCCCCCCACGGCCCCCCACGGCCCCCCACGGTCCCACCGGGACCTgcggcccagcaggggggccaATTAGCCTGAAGAGCTTATGTGATGCTCGCCAAACAGCTACAAAGCAGATAGGAAAGAAACTGTTGGTTCATGAATGCATTTGCATTAGTGAGGTGGAGAGAACCTCTGAGGACCAGGGGCCGAGAGCAGGGGCCGAGAGCAGGGGCCGAGAGCAGTGACTGAGATCAGGGGCCGAGAGCAGGGGCCGAGAGCAGGGGCCGAGACCAGTGACTGAGACCAGGGGCCGAGACCAGGGGCCGAGACCAGGGGCCGAGAGCAGGGGCCGAGAGCAGGGGCCGAGACCAGGGGCCGAGATCAGGGGCCGAGATCAGTGACTGAGACCAGGGGCCGAGATCAGTGACTGAGATCAGGGGCCGAGACCAGGGGCCGAGATCAGTGACTGAGACCAGGGGCCGAGATCAGTGACTGAGACCAGGGGCCGAGACCAGGGGCCGAGATCAGTGACTGAGATCAGGGGCCGAGACCAGGGGCCGAGATCAGGGGCCGAGAGCAGGGGCCGAGACCAGGGGCCGAGATCAGGGGCCGAGATCAGTGACTGAGACCAGGGGCCGAGATCAGTGACTGAGACCAGGGGCCGAGATCAGTGACTGAGATCAGGGGCCGAGATCAGTGACTGAGATCAGGGGCCGAGATCAGTGACTGAGATCAGGGGCCGAGACCAGGGGCCGAGACCAGGGGCCGAGATCAGTGACTGAGATCAGAGGCCGAGACCAGTGCTCACTGCTCAACAAAGGTGGGACTGGTTTTTGGAGTATGGGAGCTGACAGGCTGATCAAgctactgacacacacacacacacactttacgtGCACTAATACACACTGCATATTAGATAATACTGGTTTAGAGGGGACTTAATGACCTCAGTAATGGGTAACGCTTCtctggaaaataaacacaactaGTGAACAGGTATTTGCACTcaccactcactcactttctgttgtcatagaaacatGCCACTTGACTTTGACTCCGCCCCTTTTACGTCACACGTCATTTAACAGCATGCCAGTTAGTGGAAAAGACAACAGTTCCCCCCACCAGATTCCAGAACATGTTGGTTCCTGTTTgagaaagggtgtgtgtgtgtgtgtgtgtgtgtgtgtgtgtgtgtgtgtgtgtgcgctctatACTTATACTTAAAGGCAGCAAACAAGCTCCACACAAGTAGCATCAGTGTTTCCAGCTGCTCACTTGCATCAGCAAGCATTATGGAATCTATAATCTACATTTtttcaacacacacgcacacgcacacacacacacacacacacacacacacacacacacacacacacacacaataatcaCAGGGGTGCCATACACATAAAATGGACAGCTTACACCATAAAGCTAGCTCAGGTGGCCCTCAGTCATGCTGAGGGGAGACATGGAATCTTTCTGCAAGAGTGAGACGTAATACACAGAtctgatctgacctctgacctctgatcccGGTCTTTCTCtggatctgacctctgacctcggtctcccttccttccttcctccctcccttcctcctccctctgtcctaTTGAGATGTCCTAATTTTACAACCCACAAGGGAAAATATTTATCTGAATATTTACTGAAATGTTTCATGGGAATTGAAGTAAATGAAGGAGGATAAAAGCTGCTGGATGAGATCAAAGCAACCTGTTTTTCTCAGCTCTGAGTTTGGCTTCAGGCAGGTacgagcacgtgtgtgtgtgtgtgtgtgtgtgtgtgtgtgcctgtgtgtgtgtgtgtttaaaagtgtgtttttcagtCGCACTAAAGCAACAAGGTCAAATATGGGAATAGGGAATGTTCCGGCTTGAGTGGAATGTAACATTCTTCCAGATATGGACGTCTTGGAAGAACCTTGGTGGGAACAAACACATGCTGAGAGataggaggagtgtgtgtgtctgtatgtgtgtgtgtttgtgtgtgtgtgcgtgtgtttgcgcgcgtgtgtatgtgtgtctgtatatgtgtgtgcgtgtgtttgcgcgcgtgtgcgtgtgtttgcgtgtgtgtgtgtgtgtttgcgtgtgtgtgtgtttttgcgtgtgtgtgtgtgtgcgtgtgtgtgtgtgtgtgttcctccagGCAGCTGTTGTCCTGTATGGAAaccagtgggaggagcctgttGCTGGTCAGCTGCTCTTTAGCTCCTCCATTTTATCTTCCTTATCTTCCTCTTTCCTTATCTCTTAATTTGTCCTTCTTCCCTCTaatcttctctctctttttctgctctgcctcaacacatgtttttgacttttGGTGTCTAAGTCACAGATTACTTGGAATCAAAAGTAGAAATCAAAGTTTCCACCATGAACATCTGCTGGTCACCTGTGTGACCACATCATAACCAGATTAGCAGGTGATCAACAAGGGCTCTTCTTTCTGGATCTAAAGGTTTTTGCTTCTTCAAAGGTTCCCTGTGACTCGTTGTACTACACATTAGCTGTGTAGCATAGCCGCGAGCATGCTCAGCTTCATCTTTTTATTCAGCCTCGCTTCAACTTTCACACTCGTGTCAGATTAAATGTCAcccagaagaagaagctgaattTGAGGTTGGTACCAGGTGGAGATGATTGTGTTGCTCCGCGTGCACATAAAACACACCCAGGATGCTGAAGCAGGACTGAGAGGAGCTAGCAAACATTGAGTCTCTCGCTCTTGATTTCTGTCCACCATCTGCGTCACagacctccctccatctcttccagGCTTCATcagccattttatttttatttcatttcaggCTCAACAAATGCTGATGTGTGACATCGTTACGAGACGGCTTCCGTAGCTCCTCAcaatcatctcctcctccaggttgaAGGATCTGCCTGCtctcttcatttttaatgatcTCCATCAATGATCTCCGTTCCTCGAGCCACTTCTGCATCCGTGCTGAAGCTCTTTTTAGCCTCATCACTCTCCAGTTTGTGCACAGACAGCGGGTGTGTGCACAGACAGCGGGTGTGTGCACAGACAGCGGGTGTGTGCACAGACAGCGGGTGTGTGCAGGGCGATGATGGAGCATATTGTTAGCGAGGCGGTTCGGTCTGCATGGAGAACATCAGACAGTGGCTGCTAGCCCTCAACGGGCTGATGCTAAATGGCTAAATCAGTTCAAATCTAATGCATCTTAATCTGGtggagagcggggggggggggggggggggggggcagtaatcTGGCCTGTTTCAGCGAGACGGAGGAGCTCTGATCGGAGGAGAGTGAGGATTAACGAAGACAAAGAAAGAGATTGTTCAGGAGGACATTAAAGACTTGAATCCATTCCTGAGGGACttaaccaggggtgggcaaatccagtcctggagggccggatccaagctacaggtaaacaccttcacctggggcTCCATTTACCTGGTGAAAGCAGTTCCTGCttggtaggatgtaaatcccggcttgaattcaaccccgcgaggaatggatttgacctcctctgatgggcaagtccagtccatgaaggctggaatccagccaggttagcagcattagcagcgtTAGCACATCTGACAGCGTACCGGGGGGGCAAACGCCTCGATGGTCTGATGAGGCTGCAGTACCAGGCTCGACCACATCACTGGTAACGGCGCATGTTTCAGTCCAATAAAGGCGCCACttttctccgtctctcaccaAACGTTGCACAATGAGTGACGTTTGTGGATGGCTGATGGTCTGAGAgcgagggtcaaaggtcggggaTCTGGCGGAGCGCCGAAACTTCAGCTGGTCATGGAGAATGTTCCGTAAGTGAAGCTCACCAAGACAGCCTCGATCAGAGCTACGAGCAGAACCACGAGCAGAACCACGAGCAGAACCACGAGCAGAGCTACGAGCAGAGCTACGAGCAGAACCACGAGCAGAACCACGAGCAGAGCTACGAGCAGAGCTACGAGCAGAACCACGAGCAGAACCACGAGCAGAGCTACGAGCAGAGCTACGAGCAGAACCACGAGCAGAACCACGAGCAGAACCACGAGCAGAGCTACGAGCAGAACCACGAGCAGAACCACGAGCAGAGCTACGAGCAGAACCTCGAGCAGAACCACGAGCAGAACCTCGAGCAGAGCTACGAGCAGAACCACGAGCAGAGCTACGAGCAGAACCTCGAGCAGAACCACGAGCAGAGCTACGAGCAGAGCTACGAGCAGAACCACGAGCAGAGCGTTACCGAGCAGAAGCTACGAGCGAACACGAGNNNNNNNNNNNNNNNNNNNNNNNNNNNNNNNNNNNNNNNNNNNNNNNNNNNNNNNNNNNNNNNNNNNNNNNNNNNNNNNNNNNNNNNNNNNNNNNNNNNNTGAGGTCTGAAAAATGCTGGTAGCCTGGAGTAGGAACAAGAGGAACAAGGCTTCGTCCAGGAGTAGGAGTCAACGTGGTGGATGAGGACAAACGAAAGTTTGCTCCGTCTTAGCTTTGACTCGGATGCTACAGGATATTCTTGAGACATCGGGGTGCACAGGTTCAGGGCCTCTCCAAAGGTTCTCTTCCTGCCAAACATCTGAGAGGcccacagagagagaaatgctAAACTAGTGGGACAGTGGTTGAGGTTTGCTCTGCATGTTCCCACCGATGCTAGAGGTTAGCAGAAGCACTCATGTCCAATCGTTCTCAGGTGAAGTTCCTGAGGTGTGATTGCTCTttctgctcatcatcatcatcacacagtCAAGAAATGAAGTGCGAGTTAAGAGTGAAGGCAACCGTTCTCCAGGAGGGATAAAGATGAATCAGGTTTGAGTGAGTGATTAGCAATTATGCAGCAGAGGGCTGATACAGGATACACAGGTGAACAAACTCACCTGTGCAAAAACACATTGGGAATGGTACATTCCTGGGAAACATCTGGAGGAAGATCCTGGTTAGACCCAGAACATAACAGAGGTATTAACGACACCGCTGACCTTTGAGGAgaccagctggacctgcagtTGGAAACTCAATGAATTTCTTCATGTATTCAGCCAGCAGACGGCGAGCTGGCAGAATCCAAAGTCAAATGGCTCTGTGTCTATTGATTTagctgctctcctctgcagctccattaGCTAATGAGCCTGTGCAGTAAATCACAGCCTCCACTCCTGCAATGAGATATCTTACGTAAGAACAGCCTGTGCTCAGCTGAATCAGAATTAGCCACTGCGGCATGATCCCACCCTTATGTAAGGCAAGACGAGGGCTATCCCCTGGCTGAGTCCTTCACCTCGGTCTGCTCGGGCTCCTCGTTACAGGACGAGACTGATATGAAGCAATAAACGAACAAGTGATGTGAGACAGCTCGtaaaagatcaaaggaaagTGTGATTCTGTGAAGAAAAGCTAAGTCAGCTGCCTCCCAGTGATTGGTCAGTAGCCCCCATATAAACATCTGACAGCATTTTCATGGATAGAACCAGAATTAGGCAGCAAGTGCACCCTCTGCTATTAACCTGTTAACCTGTTAACCTGTTAACCTGTTAACCACGGCCTTTTGTCAATAGATCAGTCAAGGAGATTTTGTTTCTGGGCCATAAATACAAACAGGCTGTGAAATTCTCAGTAAATGAAGGAATCTTGCAGGGATTTACTAGTCTAGGAATGAGTGGAATGTCGGTAGTTTCTCTTGGTACCAGGATGATTtgatggaaagagagaaaaaagaaaacacgtgagaacaaatgtttttttgttggttttctgCCTTTTATTCTTCCAGATTAGAGCAGTGAGAGAAACATTGGTCAGAGGGAGAAGATGCAGCGAGAGGTGAACCAAGCTagggattgggttagggttagaggttaggttagggttagggttagagggttagaggttagggttagggttagagggttagggttagggttagagggttagggttagagggttagggttagggttagggttagaggttagggttaggttagggttagggttagagggttagggttagggttagagggttag comes from the Takifugu rubripes chromosome 7, fTakRub1.2, whole genome shotgun sequence genome and includes:
- the apoc2 gene encoding apolipoprotein C-II isoform X1, which produces MSKLLAITALLVLLVVGAESFRVPRETDEEQGTLSRITDSFRSYYSRAVNTASAYLEGIKGLKFEEKAKNLYSDTKTVVRTYAEIVQDQLYHALYAQQ
- the LOC101075775 gene encoding trypsinogen-like protein 3; this translates as MNLLLLLVALSFSEAVPLQGAAECQPQSRPWHVRLGRSCSGALVDPRWIVTSFACAPLSSNITASLGDHDVSVAEGTEQHIDTDLTVLHSPYRSPFHSLAMVRLAKPARFNQYVQPIPLPSRCPQPGETCRVSGWGSTVPNQDESPKRLKCISVPVVDDRTCRELFPMHWSHGMVCAGQVDGTNCLDDRGAVMECGGQLQGVQWYSFGCSNPPDPSTYSRICQYTRWMRDVMRNNSPTSAPTTPHPPTPHSTLPPTTPPSSVKEGAEGVQPVQGAL